A genomic stretch from Streptomyces sp. QL37 includes:
- a CDS encoding amino acid ABC transporter permease — MALTSDPPIDPEPGTDPVEEPAAHDYAALKVVPLRHPWRWVAVVATVVLLAQFLNGLVTNPGWEWDVFARFITAEAILHAVWVTIQLTFYGTVIGFALGIVLAFMRLSASPFLRGVSYAYIWAFRSIPLIVQLLFWFNLAYLYKELEFGIPFGPGFVSFDTMNLVGAMSAAVLGLALHQAAYAAEIVRGGVLAVDSGQLEAAAALGIPRLRQLRRIVLPQAMRSILPNAANEIISLFKGTSIVSVMAIGELFYQVQVVYGRNGRVVPLLMVATAWYILLTTVLSVLQHYVERHYAKGAVR, encoded by the coding sequence ATGGCGCTGACCAGCGATCCACCCATCGACCCTGAGCCCGGGACAGACCCCGTCGAAGAGCCGGCCGCCCACGACTACGCGGCCCTGAAAGTCGTCCCCCTGCGCCACCCCTGGCGCTGGGTGGCCGTCGTGGCCACGGTCGTGCTGCTCGCCCAGTTCCTCAACGGGCTGGTCACCAACCCCGGCTGGGAGTGGGACGTCTTCGCCCGGTTCATCACCGCCGAGGCCATCCTGCACGCCGTCTGGGTCACCATCCAGCTGACCTTCTACGGCACGGTGATCGGCTTCGCGCTCGGCATCGTGCTGGCCTTCATGCGGCTGTCCGCCAGCCCGTTCCTCAGAGGGGTCTCGTACGCCTACATCTGGGCGTTCCGCTCGATCCCGCTCATCGTGCAGCTGCTGTTCTGGTTCAACCTCGCCTACCTCTACAAGGAACTCGAATTCGGCATCCCGTTCGGGCCCGGATTCGTCTCCTTCGACACGATGAACCTCGTCGGCGCGATGAGCGCCGCCGTCCTCGGGCTCGCTCTGCACCAGGCGGCCTATGCGGCGGAGATCGTCCGTGGCGGCGTACTGGCCGTGGACAGCGGCCAGTTGGAAGCCGCCGCCGCACTCGGGATCCCACGGCTGCGGCAGCTGCGGCGCATCGTGCTGCCGCAGGCGATGCGCTCCATCCTGCCGAACGCCGCCAACGAGATCATCTCCCTCTTCAAGGGCACCTCGATCGTCTCCGTGATGGCGATCGGCGAACTCTTCTACCAGGTCCAGGTCGTCTACGGCCGCAACGGCCGGGTCGTTCCCCTGCTCATGGTCGCGACGGCCTGGTACATCCTCCTGACCACCGTGCTCTCCGTCCTCCAGCACTACGTCGAACGTCACTACGCCAAGGGGGCCGTGCGATGA